The Fimbriimonadia bacterium genome contains a region encoding:
- a CDS encoding ParA family protein yields MATWGVVNQKGGVGKTTTVVNLAAALAMQGARVLVVDADPQGNATTGLGVSKNGLHLSLYHVLAEGRPAAEAVVETCVEGCRLLPATLDLAGAELALMGQVAREGALRRAIEPLVDSTDWLLLDSPPSLGLLTLNTLVASDRLLVPMQCEFYALEGLAQLLRTIEVVRAHLNPGLEVGKVLLTMYDSRTKLATEVAKEIRSFFGEVVSPTTVPRNVRLSEAPSFGVPGVVRSPDAPGSKAYMKLAKEMMQDVR; encoded by the coding sequence GTGGCAACCTGGGGTGTCGTGAATCAGAAGGGCGGCGTCGGCAAGACCACCACCGTGGTCAACCTGGCAGCCGCTCTGGCTATGCAGGGCGCGCGCGTGCTGGTGGTGGACGCAGACCCTCAAGGCAATGCCACGACCGGACTCGGCGTCTCAAAGAACGGCTTGCACCTGAGCCTCTACCACGTGCTCGCCGAGGGCAGACCTGCCGCAGAGGCGGTGGTGGAGACGTGCGTGGAGGGCTGCCGGCTCCTCCCGGCCACCTTGGACCTCGCCGGCGCCGAGCTCGCCTTGATGGGCCAGGTAGCGCGCGAAGGCGCCCTGCGACGTGCCATCGAGCCGCTGGTGGATAGCACGGACTGGCTACTGCTGGACAGCCCGCCTTCGCTCGGCTTGCTCACTCTTAACACTCTGGTCGCAAGCGACCGCCTGTTGGTGCCGATGCAGTGCGAGTTCTATGCGCTGGAGGGTCTCGCGCAGCTCTTGCGAACTATCGAGGTCGTCCGTGCGCATCTGAACCCCGGGCTAGAGGTGGGCAAGGTGCTGTTGACAATGTACGATTCGCGCACGAAGCTGGCCACCGAGGTGGCGAAGGAGATCCGCAGCTTTTTCGGCGAGGTGGTGTCGCCCACCACGGTGCCGCGCAACGTACGCCTGAGTGAGGCGCCCAGCTTCGGTGTCCCTGGGGTGGTACGCTCGCCGGATGCGCCGGGCAGCAAGGCCTATATGAAGTTGGCGAAGGAGATGATGCAAGATGTTCGGTAA
- a CDS encoding ParB/RepB/Spo0J family partition protein has product MFGNRLGKGLSELVSEAAGRDAVHELPVEQVSPNPLQPRRSFDEAMLGELADTIREQGILQPLVVRQVGHDRYELIAGERRLRAAKMAGLARVPVVIRAADDRQMLELALVENLQREDVNPADAALAYRKLSTDFGLTQEQIAARVGKSRGVIANTLRLLSLPAPMFESVRRGEITEGHARAILALDDEGLQRELHRQIVDEGLSVREAERRSRFFRRPPDVAVVEPVSVPPEDPNWLRIEESLSERIGARVQIVRVGSGGRIQIPFYDQEDLSRILEVFGILG; this is encoded by the coding sequence ATGTTCGGTAATCGCTTGGGCAAGGGTCTATCGGAGTTGGTCTCGGAGGCCGCGGGGCGAGATGCGGTGCATGAGCTTCCCGTGGAGCAGGTCAGTCCCAACCCGCTGCAGCCGCGTCGGTCGTTCGACGAGGCGATGCTGGGGGAGCTTGCCGACACCATCCGGGAGCAGGGCATTCTGCAGCCGTTGGTGGTTCGCCAGGTCGGGCACGATCGCTACGAGCTAATCGCGGGCGAGCGGAGGCTGCGCGCGGCAAAGATGGCCGGCCTCGCGCGGGTTCCAGTGGTAATCCGAGCTGCTGACGACCGCCAGATGCTGGAGCTAGCGTTGGTGGAGAACCTGCAGCGCGAAGATGTAAACCCCGCCGATGCGGCGCTGGCCTACCGAAAGCTATCCACCGACTTCGGCCTGACCCAAGAGCAGATTGCGGCTCGCGTGGGCAAGTCGCGCGGCGTCATTGCCAACACCTTGCGCCTCCTTAGTCTTCCCGCCCCGATGTTCGAGAGTGTGCGCCGCGGCGAGATCACGGAGGGGCACGCACGGGCGATTCTGGCCTTGGATGACGAGGGCTTGCAGCGTGAGCTGCACCGTCAGATCGTGGACGAGGGTCTCTCGGTGAGGGAGGCGGAGCGCCGCTCGAGATTCTTCCGTCGTCCGCCCGACGTCGCGGTCGTCGAACCGGTAAGTGTGCCCCCTGAGGACCCGAACTGGCTGCGCATCGAAGAGTCGCTGAGCGAGCGCATCGGTGCTCGGGTGCAGATTGTGCGTGTCGGCAGCGGGGGTCGGATCCAGATCCCCTTCTATGACCAGGAGGATCTGTCACGGATTCTGGAGGTATTCGGCATCCTAGGTTAG
- a CDS encoding ABC transporter permease has translation MSGRILIALCCTYLALVLVAAVAAPLLVPHNPYEQNPAARREAPSSRHWLGTDHLGRDVASRLVHGARVSMGVGLAVVAATVVIGSSVGIAAALRGGRVDAALMRLTDGLFAFPDILLAILIVGIAGPGPVPVIAALTAVGWPAMARLVRGQTLSLRQSLFVRAARAAGATTWHTVVRHLIPHLAGVVLAAATVDLASVVLAESALSFLGIGIPPPHPSWGSLISTGREYMRTDWLLVFIPCATLSLTVISLNLLGDQLKAKWDPRSAR, from the coding sequence GTGTCGGGGCGCATCCTCATCGCGTTGTGCTGCACTTACTTAGCGCTGGTTCTGGTGGCGGCTGTCGCTGCGCCGCTACTCGTCCCGCACAACCCGTACGAGCAGAACCCTGCAGCACGTCGCGAGGCGCCCAGCAGCCGTCACTGGCTAGGGACCGATCACCTTGGGCGCGACGTGGCAAGTCGGCTGGTTCATGGCGCCCGTGTCTCCATGGGAGTTGGCCTTGCGGTGGTCGCCGCGACGGTGGTTATCGGGTCCAGTGTGGGCATCGCCGCTGCACTGCGCGGTGGCCGGGTGGATGCGGCCCTGATGCGCCTCACCGATGGCCTATTTGCATTCCCGGACATCCTGCTCGCAATCCTCATCGTGGGGATCGCGGGGCCGGGGCCAGTTCCGGTGATAGCTGCCCTGACCGCCGTGGGTTGGCCAGCGATGGCTCGGTTGGTTCGCGGACAGACCCTCTCGCTTCGGCAGAGCCTCTTCGTTCGGGCGGCGCGGGCGGCGGGGGCAACCACTTGGCACACGGTCGTGAGGCACCTAATCCCGCATCTCGCCGGCGTCGTTCTGGCTGCCGCTACTGTGGACCTGGCCTCGGTGGTACTCGCCGAGTCCGCCCTCAGTTTCCTCGGTATTGGTATTCCACCACCTCACCCGAGTTGGGGTTCGCTGATCAGCACGGGCCGGGAGTACATGCGGACGGACTGGCTACTGGTGTTCATCCCATGTGCCACGCTCAGCCTTACGGTGATCAGTCTGAACCTTCTCGGGGACCAGCTGAAGGCGAAGTGGGACCCGCGGTCTGCGCGGTAG